The following are encoded together in the Synchiropus splendidus isolate RoL2022-P1 chromosome 7, RoL_Sspl_1.0, whole genome shotgun sequence genome:
- the LOC128762951 gene encoding citron Rho-interacting kinase isoform X7, which produces MSQVEQEISLVQRKMSDLESVLQQKDIELKASETQRTILEQDLATYITECSSLKRSLEQARMEVTQEDDKALQLLHDIREQSNKLQEIKEQEYHAQLEEMRVSIRQLEEDLSAARRRSDLYEAELKESRQNSEELKRKATDYQHRMQKAREQGKAEGEEQIGKLEKTNSEQLMKIQDLQEKLSKALKASAEATDHLQSMRVAKDRMERDLERLQNKEDSSDSLRRRLRETEDGRKTLENQVKRLEIVERRETKLKDELQSKGQQIQQMADKILELEENLRETQATAQRLETHLKQKEKLYEDKIKVLETQMKADMADKEMLESSQSKYEEEVRDKCSIISEQKATINAMDSKMNSLEQRISELSEANKLAANSSIYTQKNMMSFIWDRKAQEEMITELRQQKFYLESQAGKLEAQNAKLEEHLEKMSQQEQSNKSRVMELETRLREIGLEHEEQKLEIKRQVTELTLSLQERESQISNLQAARHALESQLQHAKTELEETTAEAEEEITVLRAHRDEIQRKFDALRDSCAVITDLEEQLTTLTQENAELNRQNFYLSKQLDEASDEREDRMQLSQDVDRLRHEVADREMHLNNQKQNLETLKTTCTMLEEQVLELETLNDELLEKERQWDAWRSTLEDEKNQAERRTREIQRMLDTEKQNRLRSEQRSSESRQAVEQAVKEHKTEIMALQQALKDQKLKAESLADTLNDLEKKHSMLEMNARSLQQKLESERDLKQRLLEEQEKLQQQMDAQKAHIFRLTQGLQDALDQTDLLKTERTDLEYQLENIQLHLQAVYSHEKVKMEGTITQQTKLIDFLQAQAHGGSKKKKGLFGRRREDLLAAMAAQAQGQSQGPVPPAPPLQSVPLQYSDMKAALDKERTRCTELEDALQKMRAELRSLREEALQYKDHGSSPNPASARQQMIMSAMVKSPEHQQAPTSLAPSNSGRRKEVATPEERRRVTFEKYSRRLKDSQRDRERERERVLLNTAHRFTVGLNMRAAKCTVCLDTVHFGRQAATCLECHALCHPKCSPCLPSTCGMSSDCSLHLSEGLCRDKGSQQLKEAGGHMHLEGWMKLPRNGKRGQGWERKYVVLDGTKVSIYEIEPREDGTKPVEEFDLCLSDGEVDVHGAVGATELPNTAKSDVPYVLKLETRCHAPCWPGQSIYFMAPSFPDKQRWVAVMETVVAGGRASREKAEADAKLLGNSLLKLEGDDRLDINCTLPLTDQIVLVGSEEGLYALNVIKNSLTHIPGLGSVFQIHIIKEQEKLLLIVGDERALCLLEIKRVKQSLAQAHLPSQAELAPYIFETVKGCHLFAAGRIDNGPCICAAMPNKITILRYNDNLNKYCIRKEIETLEPCSCIHLTSYSIIIGTNKFYEIEMKQFVLEEFLDKNDVSLASAVFAASSHSFPIAIMQVSSSLQKDEFLLCFHEFGVFVDTYGRRSRTEDLKWSRLPLSFAFREPYLFVTYFNSLDVIEVQGHAALGVAVLAHLDIPNPRYLGPAISSGAIYLASSYQNKLRVICCKGSLVRESGELQRTGSSRGSPSKQRGPPTYTEHISKRLTSGPGSHDGLHREPSTPHRYREGRTEFRRDKSPARLLDREKSPGRVLDSRRERSPGRFADSSRLHAGSVRTQLAPVNKVWDQSSV; this is translated from the exons GAGTATCATGCCCAGCTGGAGGAGATGCGAGTCTCAATCAGACAGTTGGAGGAAGACCTGTCGGCAGCCCGTCGCCGTAGCGACCTGTATGAAGCGGAACTGAAGGAATCTCGCCAGAACAGCGAGGAGCTGAAGAGAAAGGCAACAGACTACCAACACAGGATGCAGAAG GCAAGAGAGCAAGGCAAAGCTGAGGGAGAGGAGCAAATCGGCAAATTAGAGAAG ACCAACAGTGAGCAGCTGATGAAGATCCAGGATCTTCAGGAGAAGCTTTCAAAG GCCTTGAAGGCCAGCGCTGAAGCTACAGACCATCTTCAGAGCATGAGAGTGGCCAAAGATCGCATGGAGCGTGACCTGGAGAGACTCCAGAACAAAGAAGACTCTAGTGACAGTCTGAGGCGTCGCCTCCGTGAGACTGAG GACGGCAGGAAGACGCTGGAGAACCAGGTGAAACGACTGGAGATTGTTGAGCGTCGCGAGACGAAACTGAAAGACGAGCTCCAGAGCAAGGGCCAGCAAATACAGCAGATGGCAGATAAGATTCTG GAGCTTGAAGAAAATCTGCGTGAAACACAAGCCACAGCCCAGCGGCTGGAGACTCACTTGAAGCAGAAGGAGAAACTCTATGAAGACAAAATAAAG GTTCTTGAGACTCAGATGAAGGCAGACATGGCTGATAAGGAAATGCTAGAGTCCAGTCAGAGCAAATATGAGGAGGAGGTGCGGGACAAGTGCAGCATCATCAGTGAACAGAAGGCG ACAATAAATGCCATGGACTCCAAGATGAATAGTCTGGAGCAGAGAATATCAGAGCTGTCTGAGGCCAACAAGCTGGCTGCCAACAGCAGCATCTACACCCAAAAAAACAT GATGTCTTTCATATGGGACAGGAAAGCCCAGGAAGAGATGATCACAGAGCTCCGCCAGCAGAAGTTCTACTTAGAGTCTCAGGCCGGGAAGTTGGAGGCCCAAAATGCAAAGCTGGAGGAGCACTTAGAGAAGATGAGTCAGCAGGAGCAAAGCAACAAGAGCCGCGTGATGGAGTTGGAAACCAGGCTGAGAGAG ATCGGACTGGAGCACGAAGAGCAGAAGCTGGAGATCAAGCGACAGGTGACTGAGTTGACCCTGTCACTGCAGGAGCGCGAGTCCCAAATCAGTAACCTGCAGGCAGCCCGCCACGCTTTGGAGAGCCAGCTGCAGCACGCCAAGACCGAGCTAGAGGAAACCACTGCAGAGGCCGAGGAGGAGATCACTGTgctaaga GCGCACAGAGATGAGATCCAGCGCAAGTTTGATGCCTTGAGAGACAGCTGTGCG GTGATCAcagacctggaggagcagctgaccaCACTGACCCAGGAAAACGCTGAGCTGAACCGCCAGAACTTCTACCTGTCCAAGCAGCTTGATGAAGCTTCTGACGAAAGAGAAGACCGGATGCAGCTCAGCCAGGATGTGGACCGTCTGCGCCATGAGGTGGCCGACCGTGAGATGCATCTGAACAACCAGAAACAG aaCCTTGAGACCCTGAAGACCACATGCACAATGTTAGAGGAGCAAGTACTCGAGCTGGAGACGCTGAATGATGAGCTGCTAGAAAAGGAGAGACAGTGGGACGCGTGGAGGTCGACACTGGAAGATGAGAAGAACCAGGCTGAGAGGAGAACTCGGGAGATCCAGAGAATGTTGGACACTGAGAAGCAGAACAG ACTTCGTTCAGAGCAGCGCAGTTCAGAGTCTCGGCAGGCGGTGGAGCAGGCCGTGAAGGAGCACAAGACCGAGATCATGGCCCTGCAGCAGGCCCTCAAAGACCAGAAGCTCAAAGCTGAGAGCCTTGCAGATACA CTCAACgatcttgaaaagaaacactCCATGCTGGAGATGAACGCCCGGAGTTTGCAGCAGAAGCTTGAAAGTGAAAGAGATCTCAAACAGCGGTTGCTGGAGGAG CAAGAGAAGCTCCAGCAGCAGATGGACGCTCAGAAGGCCCACATCTTCCGCCTCACTCAGGGGCTGCAGGAcgctctggaccagactgaccTGCTAAAAACAGAACGAACTGATTTGGAGTATCAGCTAGAGAACATCCAG CTCCACCTGCAGGCCGTATACTCCCATGAGAAGGTGAAAATGGAAGGAACCATCACTCAGCAGACCAAACTCATTGACTTCCTGCAGGCCCAGGCCCACGGCGgctccaagaagaagaag GGTCTTTTTGGGCGGCGGCGTGAGGACCTGCTGGCTGCCATGGCTGCCCAGGCCCAGGGTCAGAGTCAGGGCCCTGTTCCACCAGCACCCCCTCTTCAGTCAGTACCCCTGCAGTACAGTGACATGAAGGCAGCGCTGGACAAAGAGCGAACACGATGCACTGAGCTCGAGGATGCTCTGCAGAAAATGAGAGCAGAGTTGAGATCTCTGCGAGAAGAAG CCCTGCAGTATAAGGATCATGGGAGCTCTCCTAACCCGGCATCAGCACGGCAGCAGATGATCATGTCTGCCATGGTGAAGTCGCCGGAACATCAGCAAGCCCCGACCAGCTTGGCGCCTTCCAACTCGGGTCGCAGGAAGGAGGTCGCAACACCAGAAG AGCGAAGGAGGGTCACATTTGAAA AGTACAGCCGCCGTTTGAAAGACAGTCAGCGCGACCGGGAGAGGGAGCGGGAGAGGGTTCTCCTCAACACCGCTCACCGCTTCACAGTGGGGCTCAACATGCGAGCTGCCAAGTGCACTGTGTGTTTGGACACCGTCCACTTTGGTCGGCAAGCTGCCACCTGCCTCG AGTGTCACGCTTTATGCCACCCGAAATGCTCGCCGTGCCTTCCATCGACTTGTGGCATGTCGAGCGACTGCTCCTTGCATCTGTCGGAGGGTTTGTGCCGGGACAAAGGGAGCCAGCAGCTGAAGGAAGCTGGGGGTCACATGCACCTGGAGGGCTGGATGAAGCTGCCCAG AAATGGGAAGCGTGGCCAGGGCTGGGAGAGGAAATATGTGGTTTTAGATGGCACAAAGGTTTCCATCTACGAGATCGAGCCACGAGAAG ATGGGACGAAGCCAGTGGAGGAGTTCGACTTGTGCTTGTCGGATGGAGAAGTGGACGTTCACGGAGCAGTGGGTGCTACTGAGCTACCAAACACAGCCAAGTCAG ATGTGCCATACGTCCTGAAGCTTGAGACGCGCTgccacgccccctgctggcctggACAGTCCATTTACTTCATGGCTCCCAGTTTCCCAGACAAGCAGCGCTGGGTGGCTGTGATGGAGACGGTGGTCGCCGGTGGGCGAGCTTCTCGAGAGAAGGCAGAGGCCGACGCT AAGCTCCTGGGAAACTCCCTGCTGAAGCTGGAGGGCGACGACCGACTGGACATCAACTGCACTCTGCCCCTGACTGACCAG ATCGTCCTGGTGGGCTCCGAGGAGGGTCTGTACGCGCTGAACGTCATCAAGAACTCCTTGACTCACATCCCCGGCCTGGGCTCGGTCTTCCAGATCCACATCATCAAAGAGCAGGAGAAACTTCTGCTGATTGTTG GGGACGAGAGGGCCTTGTGTCTGCTGGAGATAAAGCGAGTGAAGCAGTCTCTGGCTCAGGCCCACCTGCCCAGCCAGGCGGAGCTGGCCCCCTACATCTTTGAGACAGTAAAAGGCTGCCATCTGTTCGCGGCGGGCCGA ATAGACAACGGACCTTGCATCTGCGCTGCCATGCCCAACAAGATCACCATCCTGCGCTACAACGACAACCTCAACAAGTACTGCATTCGTAAG GAAATAGAAACTCTGGAGCCCTGCAGCTGCATCCACCTCACCAGCTACAGCATCATCATCGGCACCAACAAGTTCTACGAGATTGAGATGAAGCAGTTTGTGCTGGAAG AGTTCCTGGACAAGAACGACGTGTCTCTGGCCTCCGCGGTCTTCGCCGCCTCCTCCCACAGCTTCCCCATCGCCATCatgcaggtgtccagcagccTGCAGAAGGACGAGTTCCTGCTCTGCTTCCACG AGTTTGGAGTGTTCGTGGACACGTACGGACGCAGGAGTCGCACCGAGGACCTGAAGTGGAGCCGCCTGCCTTTGTCTTTTG CCTTCAGGGAACCGTACCTGTTTGTGACCTACTTCAACTCCCTGGACGTCATCGAGGTTCAGGGCCACGCCGCTCTGGG AGTGGCGGTTCTGGCCCACCTGGACATCCCCAACCCCCGATACCTGGGCCCGGCCATCTCCTCCGGCGCCATCTACCTGGCCTCATCCTACCAGAACAAACTGAGGGTGATTTGCTGCAAGGGCAGTCTGGTCCGAGAGTCCGGCGAGCTGCAGAGGACCGGCTCCAGCCGCGG GAGTCCCAGTAAGCAGAGGGGGCCACCGACCTACACCGAGCACATCTCCAAGCGACTCACCTCGGGTCCCGGGAGTCACGACGGGCTGCACCGAGAGCCCAGCACCCCACACCGCTACCGCGAGGGCCGCACTGAATTCAGACGGGACAAGTCTCCCGCCAGGCTGCTGGACCGGGAGAAGTCCCCCGGCAGGGTCCTGGACAGTCGCCGGGAGCGCTCGCCGGGGAGGTTCGCCGACAGCAGCCGCCTGCACGCGGGCTCCGTGCGCACGCAACTCGCACCAGTCAACAAG GTCTGGGATCAGTCGTCAGTGTGA
- the LOC128762951 gene encoding citron Rho-interacting kinase isoform X5, with protein MSQVEQEISLVQRKMSDLESVLQQKDIELKASETQRTILEQDLATYITECSSLKRSLEQARMEVTQEDDKALQLLHDIREQSNKLQEIKEQEYHAQLEEMRVSIRQLEEDLSAARRRSDLYEAELKESRQNSEELKRKATDYQHRMQKAREQGKAEGEEQIGKLEKTNSEQLMKIQDLQEKLSKALKASAEATDHLQSMRVAKDRMERDLERLQNKEDSSDSLRRRLRETEDGRKTLENQVKRLEIVERRETKLKDELQSKGQQIQQMADKILELEENLRETQATAQRLETHLKQKEKLYEDKIKVLETQMKADMADKEMLESSQSKYEEEVRDKCSIISEQKATINAMDSKMNSLEQRISELSEANKLAANSSIYTQKNMMSFIWDRKAQEEMITELRQQKFYLESQAGKLEAQNAKLEEHLEKMSQQEQSNKSRVMELETRLREIGLEHEEQKLEIKRQVTELTLSLQERESQISNLQAARHALESQLQHAKTELEETTAEAEEEITVLRAHRDEIQRKFDALRDSCAVITDLEEQLTTLTQENAELNRQNFYLSKQLDEASDEREDRMQLSQDVDRLRHEVADREMHLNNQKQNLETLKTTCTMLEEQVLELETLNDELLEKERQWDAWRSTLEDEKNQAERRTREIQRMLDTEKQNRLRSEQRSSESRQAVEQAVKEHKTEIMALQQALKDQKLKAESLADTLNDLEKKHSMLEMNARSLQQKLESERDLKQRLLEEQEKLQQQMDAQKAHIFRLTQGLQDALDQTDLLKTERTDLEYQLENIQLHLQAVYSHEKVKMEGTITQQTKLIDFLQAQAHGGSKKKKGLFGRRREDLLAAMAAQAQGQSQGPVPPAPPLQSVPLQYSDMKAALDKERTRCTELEDALQKMRAELRSLREEALQYKDHGSSPNPASARQQMIMSAMVKSPEHQQAPTSLAPSNSGRRKEVATPEEYSRRLKDSQRDRERERERVLLNTAHRFTVGLNMRAAKCTVCLDTVHFGRQAATCLECHALCHPKCSPCLPSTCGMSSDCSLHLSEGLCRDKGSQQLKEAGGHMHLEGWMKLPRNGKRGQGWERKYVVLDGTKVSIYEIEPREDGTKPVEEFDLCLSDGEVDVHGAVGATELPNTAKSDVPYVLKLETRCHAPCWPGQSIYFMAPSFPDKQRWVAVMETVVAGGRASREKAEADAAAVSKRLMLLSPMVQKLLGNSLLKLEGDDRLDINCTLPLTDQIVLVGSEEGLYALNVIKNSLTHIPGLGSVFQIHIIKEQEKLLLIVGDERALCLLEIKRVKQSLAQAHLPSQAELAPYIFETVKGCHLFAAGRIDNGPCICAAMPNKITILRYNDNLNKYCIRKEIETLEPCSCIHLTSYSIIIGTNKFYEIEMKQFVLEEFLDKNDVSLASAVFAASSHSFPIAIMQVSSSLQKDEFLLCFHEFGVFVDTYGRRSRTEDLKWSRLPLSFAFREPYLFVTYFNSLDVIEVQGHAALGVAVLAHLDIPNPRYLGPAISSGAIYLASSYQNKLRVICCKGSLVRESGELQRTGSSRGSPSKQRGPPTYTEHISKRLTSGPGSHDGLHREPSTPHRYREGRTEFRRDKSPARLLDREKSPGRVLDSRRERSPGRFADSSRLHAGSVRTQLAPVNKVWDQSSV; from the exons GAGTATCATGCCCAGCTGGAGGAGATGCGAGTCTCAATCAGACAGTTGGAGGAAGACCTGTCGGCAGCCCGTCGCCGTAGCGACCTGTATGAAGCGGAACTGAAGGAATCTCGCCAGAACAGCGAGGAGCTGAAGAGAAAGGCAACAGACTACCAACACAGGATGCAGAAG GCAAGAGAGCAAGGCAAAGCTGAGGGAGAGGAGCAAATCGGCAAATTAGAGAAG ACCAACAGTGAGCAGCTGATGAAGATCCAGGATCTTCAGGAGAAGCTTTCAAAG GCCTTGAAGGCCAGCGCTGAAGCTACAGACCATCTTCAGAGCATGAGAGTGGCCAAAGATCGCATGGAGCGTGACCTGGAGAGACTCCAGAACAAAGAAGACTCTAGTGACAGTCTGAGGCGTCGCCTCCGTGAGACTGAG GACGGCAGGAAGACGCTGGAGAACCAGGTGAAACGACTGGAGATTGTTGAGCGTCGCGAGACGAAACTGAAAGACGAGCTCCAGAGCAAGGGCCAGCAAATACAGCAGATGGCAGATAAGATTCTG GAGCTTGAAGAAAATCTGCGTGAAACACAAGCCACAGCCCAGCGGCTGGAGACTCACTTGAAGCAGAAGGAGAAACTCTATGAAGACAAAATAAAG GTTCTTGAGACTCAGATGAAGGCAGACATGGCTGATAAGGAAATGCTAGAGTCCAGTCAGAGCAAATATGAGGAGGAGGTGCGGGACAAGTGCAGCATCATCAGTGAACAGAAGGCG ACAATAAATGCCATGGACTCCAAGATGAATAGTCTGGAGCAGAGAATATCAGAGCTGTCTGAGGCCAACAAGCTGGCTGCCAACAGCAGCATCTACACCCAAAAAAACAT GATGTCTTTCATATGGGACAGGAAAGCCCAGGAAGAGATGATCACAGAGCTCCGCCAGCAGAAGTTCTACTTAGAGTCTCAGGCCGGGAAGTTGGAGGCCCAAAATGCAAAGCTGGAGGAGCACTTAGAGAAGATGAGTCAGCAGGAGCAAAGCAACAAGAGCCGCGTGATGGAGTTGGAAACCAGGCTGAGAGAG ATCGGACTGGAGCACGAAGAGCAGAAGCTGGAGATCAAGCGACAGGTGACTGAGTTGACCCTGTCACTGCAGGAGCGCGAGTCCCAAATCAGTAACCTGCAGGCAGCCCGCCACGCTTTGGAGAGCCAGCTGCAGCACGCCAAGACCGAGCTAGAGGAAACCACTGCAGAGGCCGAGGAGGAGATCACTGTgctaaga GCGCACAGAGATGAGATCCAGCGCAAGTTTGATGCCTTGAGAGACAGCTGTGCG GTGATCAcagacctggaggagcagctgaccaCACTGACCCAGGAAAACGCTGAGCTGAACCGCCAGAACTTCTACCTGTCCAAGCAGCTTGATGAAGCTTCTGACGAAAGAGAAGACCGGATGCAGCTCAGCCAGGATGTGGACCGTCTGCGCCATGAGGTGGCCGACCGTGAGATGCATCTGAACAACCAGAAACAG aaCCTTGAGACCCTGAAGACCACATGCACAATGTTAGAGGAGCAAGTACTCGAGCTGGAGACGCTGAATGATGAGCTGCTAGAAAAGGAGAGACAGTGGGACGCGTGGAGGTCGACACTGGAAGATGAGAAGAACCAGGCTGAGAGGAGAACTCGGGAGATCCAGAGAATGTTGGACACTGAGAAGCAGAACAG ACTTCGTTCAGAGCAGCGCAGTTCAGAGTCTCGGCAGGCGGTGGAGCAGGCCGTGAAGGAGCACAAGACCGAGATCATGGCCCTGCAGCAGGCCCTCAAAGACCAGAAGCTCAAAGCTGAGAGCCTTGCAGATACA CTCAACgatcttgaaaagaaacactCCATGCTGGAGATGAACGCCCGGAGTTTGCAGCAGAAGCTTGAAAGTGAAAGAGATCTCAAACAGCGGTTGCTGGAGGAG CAAGAGAAGCTCCAGCAGCAGATGGACGCTCAGAAGGCCCACATCTTCCGCCTCACTCAGGGGCTGCAGGAcgctctggaccagactgaccTGCTAAAAACAGAACGAACTGATTTGGAGTATCAGCTAGAGAACATCCAG CTCCACCTGCAGGCCGTATACTCCCATGAGAAGGTGAAAATGGAAGGAACCATCACTCAGCAGACCAAACTCATTGACTTCCTGCAGGCCCAGGCCCACGGCGgctccaagaagaagaag GGTCTTTTTGGGCGGCGGCGTGAGGACCTGCTGGCTGCCATGGCTGCCCAGGCCCAGGGTCAGAGTCAGGGCCCTGTTCCACCAGCACCCCCTCTTCAGTCAGTACCCCTGCAGTACAGTGACATGAAGGCAGCGCTGGACAAAGAGCGAACACGATGCACTGAGCTCGAGGATGCTCTGCAGAAAATGAGAGCAGAGTTGAGATCTCTGCGAGAAGAAG CCCTGCAGTATAAGGATCATGGGAGCTCTCCTAACCCGGCATCAGCACGGCAGCAGATGATCATGTCTGCCATGGTGAAGTCGCCGGAACATCAGCAAGCCCCGACCAGCTTGGCGCCTTCCAACTCGGGTCGCAGGAAGGAGGTCGCAACACCAGAAG AGTACAGCCGCCGTTTGAAAGACAGTCAGCGCGACCGGGAGAGGGAGCGGGAGAGGGTTCTCCTCAACACCGCTCACCGCTTCACAGTGGGGCTCAACATGCGAGCTGCCAAGTGCACTGTGTGTTTGGACACCGTCCACTTTGGTCGGCAAGCTGCCACCTGCCTCG AGTGTCACGCTTTATGCCACCCGAAATGCTCGCCGTGCCTTCCATCGACTTGTGGCATGTCGAGCGACTGCTCCTTGCATCTGTCGGAGGGTTTGTGCCGGGACAAAGGGAGCCAGCAGCTGAAGGAAGCTGGGGGTCACATGCACCTGGAGGGCTGGATGAAGCTGCCCAG AAATGGGAAGCGTGGCCAGGGCTGGGAGAGGAAATATGTGGTTTTAGATGGCACAAAGGTTTCCATCTACGAGATCGAGCCACGAGAAG ATGGGACGAAGCCAGTGGAGGAGTTCGACTTGTGCTTGTCGGATGGAGAAGTGGACGTTCACGGAGCAGTGGGTGCTACTGAGCTACCAAACACAGCCAAGTCAG ATGTGCCATACGTCCTGAAGCTTGAGACGCGCTgccacgccccctgctggcctggACAGTCCATTTACTTCATGGCTCCCAGTTTCCCAGACAAGCAGCGCTGGGTGGCTGTGATGGAGACGGTGGTCGCCGGTGGGCGAGCTTCTCGAGAGAAGGCAGAGGCCGACGCT GCTGCTGTTTCCAAAAGACTAATGCTTCTGTCTCCTATGGTGCAG AAGCTCCTGGGAAACTCCCTGCTGAAGCTGGAGGGCGACGACCGACTGGACATCAACTGCACTCTGCCCCTGACTGACCAG ATCGTCCTGGTGGGCTCCGAGGAGGGTCTGTACGCGCTGAACGTCATCAAGAACTCCTTGACTCACATCCCCGGCCTGGGCTCGGTCTTCCAGATCCACATCATCAAAGAGCAGGAGAAACTTCTGCTGATTGTTG GGGACGAGAGGGCCTTGTGTCTGCTGGAGATAAAGCGAGTGAAGCAGTCTCTGGCTCAGGCCCACCTGCCCAGCCAGGCGGAGCTGGCCCCCTACATCTTTGAGACAGTAAAAGGCTGCCATCTGTTCGCGGCGGGCCGA ATAGACAACGGACCTTGCATCTGCGCTGCCATGCCCAACAAGATCACCATCCTGCGCTACAACGACAACCTCAACAAGTACTGCATTCGTAAG GAAATAGAAACTCTGGAGCCCTGCAGCTGCATCCACCTCACCAGCTACAGCATCATCATCGGCACCAACAAGTTCTACGAGATTGAGATGAAGCAGTTTGTGCTGGAAG AGTTCCTGGACAAGAACGACGTGTCTCTGGCCTCCGCGGTCTTCGCCGCCTCCTCCCACAGCTTCCCCATCGCCATCatgcaggtgtccagcagccTGCAGAAGGACGAGTTCCTGCTCTGCTTCCACG AGTTTGGAGTGTTCGTGGACACGTACGGACGCAGGAGTCGCACCGAGGACCTGAAGTGGAGCCGCCTGCCTTTGTCTTTTG CCTTCAGGGAACCGTACCTGTTTGTGACCTACTTCAACTCCCTGGACGTCATCGAGGTTCAGGGCCACGCCGCTCTGGG AGTGGCGGTTCTGGCCCACCTGGACATCCCCAACCCCCGATACCTGGGCCCGGCCATCTCCTCCGGCGCCATCTACCTGGCCTCATCCTACCAGAACAAACTGAGGGTGATTTGCTGCAAGGGCAGTCTGGTCCGAGAGTCCGGCGAGCTGCAGAGGACCGGCTCCAGCCGCGG GAGTCCCAGTAAGCAGAGGGGGCCACCGACCTACACCGAGCACATCTCCAAGCGACTCACCTCGGGTCCCGGGAGTCACGACGGGCTGCACCGAGAGCCCAGCACCCCACACCGCTACCGCGAGGGCCGCACTGAATTCAGACGGGACAAGTCTCCCGCCAGGCTGCTGGACCGGGAGAAGTCCCCCGGCAGGGTCCTGGACAGTCGCCGGGAGCGCTCGCCGGGGAGGTTCGCCGACAGCAGCCGCCTGCACGCGGGCTCCGTGCGCACGCAACTCGCACCAGTCAACAAG GTCTGGGATCAGTCGTCAGTGTGA